Proteins encoded by one window of Candidatus Latescibacter sp.:
- a CDS encoding polysaccharide biosynthesis/export family protein, whose product MKQKIIIIFAVILSFYSLVYADTYKFQPGDYINLFVYNAPELCGEFRIYADGFTRLPLVGKVHIAGMSEDEAYNSLRLAISKFMKDPNITLAAKYSVSVMGYVAKPGVFIITDSDRIIAVIALAGGFTPEASGSITIYREGKKIDISKGKFLEKDSAFELAKPGDIIFAKRKFFTRGDFSWILSTFSVVSVAIYYYGHK is encoded by the coding sequence ATGAAACAGAAAATAATAATTATTTTTGCTGTTATTTTATCCTTTTATTCCCTTGTATACGCTGATACATATAAGTTTCAGCCTGGAGACTATATCAATTTGTTTGTATATAATGCTCCGGAATTATGTGGAGAGTTTCGTATATATGCTGATGGATTCACTCGATTACCGCTTGTAGGTAAAGTGCATATTGCGGGTATGTCCGAAGATGAAGCGTATAATTCATTACGTTTAGCAATTAGTAAATTTATGAAAGATCCAAATATTACTTTAGCAGCAAAGTATTCAGTGTCAGTAATGGGGTATGTAGCCAAGCCGGGAGTTTTTATCATAACCGATAGCGACAGAATAATTGCGGTGATTGCTCTTGCCGGGGGATTTACTCCTGAAGCATCTGGTTCAATTACCATATACCGTGAAGGCAAAAAGATAGATATTTCAAAGGGCAAATTTTTAGAAAAAGATTCTGCATTTGAACTTGCAAAACCTGGAGATATCATTTTTGCCAAAAGGAAATTCTTTACACGAGGTGATTTTTCTTGGATACTTTCAACCTTTTCTGTTGTCTCGGTTGCTATATATTATTATGGTCATAAATAA
- a CDS encoding carboxypeptidase regulatory-like domain-containing protein, which produces MSIRKLSLFVLVVLFQLYVSGCSKSKGTPSPLQPIPVTPQIESTYRITGSVLGPTGNPVENAKVSILTTTNAAFTDVNGKYSFENVNVGAYTLAGVKEGYTYAEVKSVVTVNGSSTPDLILKDVREITGRTENVTTGSAIKTNGVSVVSVTQEQVSTGTGSVTTEKKEVKASIPANTVITIDNKVVSSAITVSAAPLQVSELPPPPKNEMPMGAAVFEPQGATFSQPVSVTVPMTIPLPAGLELPLKKYENGQWNTIGTATINASGTGADAKVSEFGQLAVQPKINVNLTPDPKPQEVKAAPINVPAGQTSYVAQTTDAVKFPSGLPKGVSVEYATSLIEKMKSTKIGISKNVVIRSPSSQVKAAAKVARIAGVEEVVETAFTVVKKTVTNQETITITIDTANLAKQAKLAELIEIVITYEYVTETWDQVSTQTVKYEVKVTLTGASGVSVTMTEILPNGSSGTSSTLSNVTENTVFTFLGLPNKNYTIVPQKPGFTFSPTSVTTGNLLHDVSYAFTATPIISKIPITGTVSGADTVTVKLTDASGLIDQQVVNSSGGGFTFSVDPNKNYTVTPSKTGYTFAPLNAAVPVGTTAVNLASFVATRTTASISGMVNGANGVKVTLKGGPAGTADTVKDNLNAGESYTFVGVQTGYTYTVGATKGSVNDVWIVDPALPGYTINLTPAGGDVTGKDFNVKKEQKNPTITASVSGTSGVTVILTGANGSTQTVNDSYTWTNLTKGTSYTLTASKTGVTFVQSSVTFSNLQSDKNFEFKAINNVTISGTLKRPNVGNVVGTAINGATVTLGGDAPASTTSNASGYYSFSVQTNKSYTITPSLAGYTFSPSSSAVSVGTSDVPNKNFTGTQFFTISGTVTGFAGVTVAYTGTLGNGSQVVTLNGGTYSFQVKAGGTYTLSATLSGITFNTLNIGPITANETHNINRNAPPLHNQGSIQ; this is translated from the coding sequence TCAGTGCTCGGTCCCACGGGAAATCCTGTTGAAAATGCAAAAGTCAGTATATTGACGACAACGAATGCGGCGTTTACAGATGTGAATGGCAAGTACAGTTTTGAAAATGTCAATGTTGGTGCCTATACCCTTGCTGGCGTAAAAGAGGGATACACCTACGCAGAGGTCAAAAGCGTTGTAACGGTAAACGGTTCCTCCACTCCTGATCTCATCCTGAAGGATGTTCGTGAGATCACGGGAAGAACAGAAAACGTCACTACCGGCAGCGCAATTAAAACCAACGGTGTGAGTGTGGTTTCCGTCACGCAGGAGCAGGTGAGCACCGGCACGGGAAGTGTGACAACCGAGAAGAAAGAAGTGAAAGCATCGATTCCCGCCAATACGGTAATCACCATTGACAATAAGGTTGTAAGTTCCGCGATTACGGTTTCCGCCGCTCCGCTTCAGGTTTCTGAGCTGCCTCCTCCGCCCAAGAATGAAATGCCTATGGGCGCAGCGGTGTTTGAACCGCAGGGTGCGACTTTCAGCCAGCCGGTCAGTGTCACCGTGCCCATGACGATACCACTCCCCGCTGGTCTTGAACTCCCCCTGAAGAAGTACGAGAACGGGCAATGGAACACCATCGGCACCGCCACCATCAATGCATCCGGGACAGGAGCTGATGCGAAGGTATCCGAATTCGGGCAGCTTGCCGTGCAGCCGAAAATAAATGTGAACCTGACCCCAGACCCCAAACCGCAAGAGGTGAAGGCGGCCCCCATCAATGTTCCCGCCGGACAGACGAGCTATGTGGCGCAAACCACAGATGCCGTGAAATTCCCCTCGGGACTTCCCAAAGGGGTGTCCGTGGAGTATGCGACATCGCTTATTGAAAAAATGAAAAGCACCAAAATAGGGATAAGCAAGAATGTTGTCATTCGGAGTCCATCCTCCCAGGTTAAGGCTGCCGCGAAAGTGGCGAGAATTGCCGGTGTTGAGGAAGTCGTGGAAACGGCGTTTACCGTGGTGAAAAAGACGGTAACAAACCAGGAAACGATCACGATCACCATCGACACGGCAAATTTAGCCAAACAGGCTAAATTGGCTGAATTGATTGAAATCGTAATAACCTATGAGTATGTCACTGAAACATGGGATCAGGTAAGCACGCAAACAGTGAAGTACGAGGTTAAAGTTACGCTCACAGGTGCAAGCGGGGTTTCTGTTACCATGACCGAGATTTTACCTAATGGAAGCAGCGGCACATCTTCCACTCTCTCAAATGTGACGGAAAATACTGTATTTACGTTCTTAGGATTACCCAATAAAAATTATACGATCGTACCACAAAAACCCGGATTTACGTTTTCGCCCACATCCGTCACAACCGGGAATCTCCTGCATGATGTTTCATACGCCTTTACCGCCACGCCCATCATTAGTAAGATTCCTATTACAGGAACGGTGTCCGGCGCTGATACCGTTACCGTCAAGTTGACTGACGCCAGCGGCCTCATAGACCAGCAGGTAGTGAACTCGTCCGGAGGCGGCTTTACTTTCTCCGTAGATCCTAATAAAAACTACACGGTAACGCCGAGTAAAACGGGGTATACGTTTGCTCCTCTCAACGCGGCAGTCCCTGTTGGCACGACTGCTGTTAATCTTGCGAGTTTTGTGGCGACAAGGACTACCGCGAGTATCTCCGGCATGGTAAACGGTGCTAACGGTGTGAAAGTCACGCTCAAAGGCGGGCCTGCAGGAACTGCCGACACGGTAAAAGATAACTTGAATGCCGGCGAGTCTTATACGTTTGTGGGCGTCCAAACAGGTTATACTTATACCGTCGGCGCTACCAAAGGCAGTGTTAACGACGTATGGATCGTTGATCCTGCTTTACCAGGCTATACTATCAATCTCACCCCCGCAGGCGGCGATGTCACAGGGAAAGATTTTAACGTAAAGAAGGAACAAAAGAATCCAACTATCACAGCCTCTGTTTCTGGAACAAGTGGTGTCACGGTGATCCTGACTGGCGCCAATGGGAGTACGCAAACCGTCAATGATAGTTACACCTGGACGAATCTTACTAAAGGTACCAGCTATACCCTCACCGCTTCAAAGACGGGTGTAACGTTTGTACAGAGTAGCGTAACCTTTTCTAACCTGCAATCTGATAAGAATTTTGAGTTCAAGGCTATCAATAATGTTACAATATCTGGGACATTGAAACGTCCGAATGTGGGCAATGTGGTCGGAACCGCCATCAATGGAGCAACCGTGACCTTGGGCGGCGATGCACCGGCCAGTACTACCTCGAATGCATCGGGGTACTACTCGTTCAGTGTGCAAACCAATAAAAGTTACACGATTACCCCCTCTTTGGCTGGATACACATTCTCTCCGTCATCCTCAGCAGTGAGTGTAGGTACCAGCGACGTTCCAAATAAAAATTTCACCGGGACACAATTCTTTACCATTTCCGGGACGGTGACCGGCTTTGCTGGGGTAACGGTGGCGTATACGGGAACATTGGGCAACGGCAGCCAGGTTGTCACCTTAAACGGCGGGACGTATTCATTCCAGGTCAAAGCGGGAGGGACGTATACGTTATCTGCGACCTTGAGTGGTATTACTTTCAATACGCTCAACATTGGACCGATCACAGCCAATGAAACGCATAATATCAACAGGAATGCCCCCCCCTTACACAATCAGGGATCGATACAGTAA
- a CDS encoding polysaccharide biosynthesis tyrosine autokinase, producing the protein MNQNTIQNTEIIDEGISLKEIVGIVSKYIYLIGLIIFVTLLLAFVYLSISEPIYQASGQLLIENPRSSSLMDQSFGLSYANFPLVINTAIERIKGISITDSVIVKTNSFVVVKKEALDFVDYFSATSTDSIKIYKMVLSRNSKDDKDNSDYRVFDHHGTILASGFFGKILILNNFSIILNNSMPNKTFEIMILPIRSARGILLSNLKASNIRNTNIIQLSFRHTIPLRAMQVIDAYMTEYLNLNLFEKREEATASKNFLENQFEKISVQLKDAENDYQQFKLTKGIVALDEQTRQFITRLGSLEEKRVDYEIKINEATATKEKSEKVLGGDPELQRYTKLTSTPFFQENNILQVLYSKIAELQVENAKLRAEYNPSHPFLLNNESELEAANKQYEEAIAATITNATKGSDPLLRPVIEMLVINTIYYNGYITVLKQIDSEIKKLDAIMESLPAAEVEQAQLERRMRINEQIYNLLLSRLQDARIMEASTISDVRIINKPELPQRPIAPDKKKILLLALMAGLFVSGGVVFAFEHFKTSFSTIESIERECGSPVVSILPIFTKTRKKKKEIMIGIGKNEAYHKREAFELFNTLRLNLMFSENFKKYKTLVVTSSKPQEGKSFISANLAVTMAHAGMKVLLIDCDFRHPSQHQFFNVHSSPGLIDFINNGSEDESVKTNYSNLFLFPVGSLDDNIVITELINSSHLISSIDKLQESFDIIIIDTPPINLFTDAIVFSSHFKNVLLVMKYDSNKDSVLYAKKILSNVGAIVAGIVVNDLRKSGLFGIQHGYGYGYGYGYGYGYGYGYGYGYGKGYGKGYGKGYGYDKQK; encoded by the coding sequence GTGAATCAAAATACTATACAGAATACGGAGATAATTGATGAAGGTATCTCCTTAAAAGAAATTGTTGGTATTGTCAGTAAATATATCTATTTAATTGGTTTAATTATTTTCGTAACCTTGTTATTAGCATTTGTATATTTATCAATATCAGAACCTATTTATCAAGCTTCCGGTCAACTATTGATTGAAAATCCAAGATCTTCCTCTTTGATGGATCAATCATTTGGCCTTTCATATGCAAATTTTCCTTTAGTTATTAATACTGCTATTGAAAGGATAAAGGGGATAAGTATTACTGATTCTGTAATAGTTAAAACAAATTCTTTCGTTGTAGTAAAAAAAGAAGCATTAGACTTTGTTGATTACTTTAGTGCTACTTCTACGGATTCAATAAAAATATACAAGATGGTTTTATCAAGGAATTCAAAAGATGATAAAGATAATTCAGACTATCGGGTTTTCGATCATCATGGAACTATTCTTGCGAGTGGTTTTTTCGGGAAAATACTTATTCTGAATAATTTTTCAATTATATTGAATAATTCAATGCCTAATAAAACATTTGAAATAATGATTTTACCGATTAGATCTGCAAGGGGAATACTATTAAGTAATTTAAAAGCTTCTAATATCAGAAATACTAATATAATACAACTTTCATTTAGACATACGATACCTTTGCGTGCAATGCAAGTAATTGATGCTTATATGACAGAATATTTAAACCTAAACTTATTCGAAAAGCGAGAGGAGGCCACGGCTAGCAAGAATTTTCTTGAAAATCAGTTCGAGAAAATATCTGTTCAATTGAAAGATGCTGAGAATGATTATCAGCAGTTCAAGCTGACTAAAGGAATTGTTGCTCTTGATGAACAAACTCGACAATTTATTACTAGGTTAGGATCTTTAGAAGAAAAACGTGTAGATTATGAAATAAAAATCAATGAAGCAACTGCAACAAAGGAAAAAAGTGAAAAAGTACTTGGCGGTGATCCGGAACTCCAGAGATATACAAAATTAACCTCTACTCCTTTCTTCCAGGAAAATAATATTTTACAGGTACTTTACTCCAAGATTGCTGAACTCCAGGTTGAAAATGCGAAGCTTCGTGCTGAATACAATCCTTCTCATCCCTTCTTATTGAATAATGAATCAGAACTTGAAGCAGCAAATAAACAATATGAAGAAGCAATTGCTGCTACCATTACTAATGCCACAAAAGGATCAGACCCTTTATTACGTCCTGTAATTGAAATGTTAGTAATAAATACTATATATTACAATGGTTATATTACTGTTCTTAAGCAAATAGATTCTGAAATAAAAAAGTTAGACGCGATTATGGAATCACTGCCAGCGGCTGAGGTTGAACAGGCGCAATTGGAAAGAAGGATGAGAATAAACGAACAGATATACAATCTTCTTCTTTCTCGCCTTCAAGATGCCCGTATCATGGAGGCAAGCACAATCAGCGATGTAAGGATAATTAATAAACCCGAATTACCACAAAGACCAATAGCGCCAGACAAAAAAAAGATTCTCCTTTTAGCGTTGATGGCAGGTCTATTTGTTAGCGGAGGTGTGGTGTTTGCTTTTGAACATTTCAAAACTTCTTTTTCAACTATTGAAAGCATAGAACGTGAATGTGGATCTCCAGTGGTTTCAATTCTACCGATATTTACAAAAACAAGAAAAAAGAAAAAGGAAATCATGATTGGAATTGGGAAAAATGAGGCATACCATAAACGTGAGGCATTTGAATTATTTAATACATTACGGTTGAACTTAATGTTTTCTGAAAACTTCAAGAAATACAAAACTCTCGTGGTGACAAGCTCAAAGCCTCAAGAAGGCAAAAGTTTCATATCTGCAAATCTTGCTGTAACCATGGCGCATGCAGGTATGAAAGTCCTCCTCATTGATTGTGATTTTCGGCATCCCAGTCAACATCAATTTTTTAATGTTCATAGTTCACCTGGCCTCATCGATTTTATCAATAATGGTTCGGAAGATGAATCAGTGAAAACTAACTACTCCAATCTATTTCTCTTTCCTGTCGGTTCATTAGATGATAATATTGTCATTACAGAATTGATAAACAGTTCACATCTAATTTCATCGATTGATAAACTTCAGGAGTCATTTGATATAATTATAATTGATACACCTCCAATCAATTTATTTACCGATGCGATTGTTTTTTCATCTCATTTCAAGAATGTGTTATTGGTTATGAAATATGACTCTAATAAGGATTCAGTGCTTTATGCAAAAAAGATTCTCTCAAACGTTGGCGCCATTGTTGCGGGAATAGTGGTCAATGATCTCAGAAAATCGGGATTATTCGGTATTCAACATGGGTATGGGTATGGGTATGGGTATGGGTATGGATATGGGTATGGATATGGGTATGGGTATGGGTATGGTAAAGGGTATGGTAAAGGCTATGGTAAAGGCTATGGATATGACAAACAGAAATAA
- a CDS encoding YjbH domain-containing protein, whose amino-acid sequence MKKLIYLLCLLCPAFPSFADEYNSISLFSYSGYLTTPTAYITDGRLGLHYSYVPKYVAPFDKNLSDNWIFSASLGLLPFMECYLSVYVAPQVNISKQIYNYGADKTRSAGVKIRIIDEGKRLPSFAVGIYDPEFKKMGANFSANTVSSLFIVSSKRFQNDNISLSLGYGFPELLGDYARLKGIFGGLAISFRKNMWLISDYDAEVWSVGVNSRWKGFDLLIATIHGYGPAFRIGYNFTLLD is encoded by the coding sequence GTGAAAAAACTCATTTACCTCCTATGTCTGTTATGCCCGGCTTTTCCCAGTTTTGCAGATGAGTATAATTCAATTTCACTGTTTTCTTATTCCGGTTATTTAACCACTCCCACTGCATATATCACTGACGGGAGGTTGGGATTACATTACAGTTATGTGCCGAAATATGTGGCGCCATTTGATAAAAACTTATCTGACAACTGGATTTTCTCTGCGTCTTTAGGGTTGCTTCCCTTTATGGAATGTTACCTGTCGGTTTATGTTGCACCTCAGGTAAATATTAGTAAACAGATATACAATTACGGCGCCGATAAAACACGGTCGGCTGGTGTGAAGATAAGAATTATTGATGAAGGCAAGCGATTACCATCTTTTGCGGTTGGAATATATGATCCTGAATTTAAGAAAATGGGAGCTAATTTTTCTGCCAATACAGTATCATCCCTATTTATCGTTTCGAGCAAACGGTTTCAGAATGATAACATTTCTCTATCATTAGGGTATGGTTTTCCTGAACTTTTGGGAGATTATGCTCGCTTAAAAGGAATTTTTGGCGGTTTAGCCATTTCTTTCAGGAAGAATATGTGGTTAATATCAGATTATGATGCTGAGGTTTGGAGTGTAGGTGTAAATTCCCGATGGAAAGGTTTCGATCTTTTAATAGCAACCATACATGGATATGGACCGGCGTTTCGGATCGGATACAATTTTACGTTACTTGATTGA